One Pullulanibacillus sp. KACC 23026 DNA segment encodes these proteins:
- a CDS encoding glycosyltransferase family 2 protein, producing the protein MGELSVSIILPVYNRESSIQRAVDSILEQTYQDFELIIIDDASSDQTGELIKAYKTDKIYYIRLEKNVGAAAARNVGIKAARYEWLSFHDSDDTWHPEKLEKQVALIDPKDEHPPIIYCSFFREKSGKREYIPEPSPFPKEGDILKSLLIRNFISTQTVLLRKDYLTDVGLFDEEMPRFQDWELWIRLAQKYSFRWLDEPLVNVFYTESSISSEIVKLLEAFRLIMTKHYQVYEAAGAYYVASLLFSYGHNLCLAGDTKQGRYYLLRAYRENKGLRKSGVSILVSLLGKRGYSFIYSLLKK; encoded by the coding sequence ATGGGTGAATTATCAGTAAGTATTATTCTCCCTGTATACAATCGTGAGAGCTCGATCCAACGTGCGGTTGATAGTATCTTGGAACAAACGTATCAGGATTTCGAACTGATTATAATTGATGATGCCTCGAGCGATCAAACAGGAGAACTAATAAAAGCTTATAAAACCGACAAAATCTACTATATACGGCTTGAAAAAAATGTCGGAGCCGCTGCAGCACGAAACGTTGGTATTAAAGCTGCTCGCTATGAGTGGCTGTCGTTTCATGACAGTGATGATACGTGGCATCCGGAGAAGCTTGAAAAGCAAGTCGCTTTAATTGATCCTAAGGACGAGCACCCGCCGATCATTTATTGCAGTTTTTTTCGTGAAAAAAGCGGTAAAAGGGAATACATTCCGGAACCAAGTCCGTTTCCAAAAGAAGGAGATATCTTAAAATCACTTTTAATTAGAAACTTTATCTCAACTCAAACCGTCTTATTACGAAAGGATTATTTGACGGATGTTGGTTTGTTTGATGAGGAGATGCCCCGCTTTCAAGATTGGGAGCTTTGGATCCGGCTTGCCCAAAAATATTCGTTTCGCTGGTTGGATGAGCCGCTTGTTAATGTGTTCTACACCGAATCAAGTATTTCCTCAGAGATCGTGAAACTTCTCGAGGCCTTTCGCTTAATAATGACGAAACACTATCAGGTATACGAGGCTGCAGGAGCTTACTATGTTGCAAGTTTATTATTTTCATATGGGCATAATCTATGTCTAGCTGGAGATACTAAACAAGGACGGTATTATCTTCTGCGGGCGTATCGTGAGAATAAAGGCCTAAGAAAATCAGGGGTCTCCATATTAGTGAGTCTATTAGGTAAAAGAGGCTATTCTTTTATTTACTCATTATTAAAGAAATAA
- a CDS encoding glycosyltransferase family 2 protein codes for MSISVHIVTFNSASCILPCLESVLHQNCLIDRIIIVDNQSTDGTIGMILEWQQSHPELDLTLIRQPINIGFAPAHNAAILESQTDYVLVLNPDVVLTETYVSEILDKMERSPEIGSATGKLYRDLEKRILDSTGLRIKKNRRVFDRGAEEIDDGQWDEQLDVFGVSGAAAVYRRRMIDQLMWKNEFFDEDFFAYKEDVDVAWRAQLLGWKAAFVPDAIALHARGWKEGSRKEVPVFIRRHSYINRYFYILKNDTPSFWLLHSPYILFFEGLSISYTLLRERELLAAWRSFFNLRKKMIKKREARLERQTGSYKRVYRFLE; via the coding sequence ATGAGTATCTCAGTGCATATTGTAACTTTTAATAGTGCTTCGTGTATCCTTCCATGCCTCGAGTCTGTCCTCCATCAGAACTGCTTGATTGATCGAATTATCATCGTGGATAACCAGTCAACTGATGGGACCATAGGGATGATTCTTGAGTGGCAGCAGTCTCATCCGGAGTTGGACTTGACTCTTATCCGTCAGCCGATAAACATCGGCTTTGCGCCAGCTCATAATGCTGCAATCTTGGAATCACAAACTGACTATGTATTGGTATTGAATCCAGATGTAGTTTTAACTGAAACCTATGTCTCGGAAATTCTCGATAAAATGGAGCGCTCACCAGAAATAGGAAGTGCGACGGGGAAGCTTTATAGGGATCTAGAAAAGAGGATTTTGGATTCAACAGGACTTCGGATTAAAAAAAATCGCCGGGTGTTTGACCGTGGAGCTGAAGAAATTGATGACGGTCAATGGGATGAACAGTTAGATGTATTTGGTGTATCAGGGGCTGCCGCTGTTTACCGAAGACGAATGATTGATCAATTGATGTGGAAGAATGAATTTTTTGATGAAGACTTCTTTGCTTATAAGGAAGATGTTGATGTCGCCTGGCGAGCTCAACTTTTAGGATGGAAAGCAGCCTTTGTGCCGGATGCGATCGCCTTGCACGCCAGAGGATGGAAGGAAGGCAGTCGTAAGGAGGTCCCGGTATTTATCAGAAGGCATTCTTATATTAATCGATATTTTTATATCTTAAAAAATGACACGCCAAGTTTTTGGCTCTTACATTCGCCTTACATTCTTTTCTTTGAAGGACTTTCCATATCATACACCCTATTAAGGGAAAGAGAGTTGCTCGCCGCCTGGCGCTCATTCTTTAATTTGAGGAAAAAAATGATTAAAAAAAGGGAAGCTAGACTCGAAAGGCAAACCGGCTCATATAAGCGAGTCTATCGATTTTTAGAATAA